One part of the Lycium ferocissimum isolate CSIRO_LF1 chromosome 8, AGI_CSIRO_Lferr_CH_V1, whole genome shotgun sequence genome encodes these proteins:
- the LOC132068536 gene encoding pentatricopeptide repeat-containing protein At3g49740 encodes MNWTSYNKLTTITESSNTKELIKLNCLLSNFSRSHQFLNALHLFYKIHSSLHLKPDHYTLSTTLTACSNIVHHTKFGNQLHAFAIKTGLKEYSHVSNSLLSLYSKSKDLCSVKRVFKEIETPDVYSWTTLLSACTKLGEVGYACKVFDEMPQRNLAVWNAMITGCADSGCHGVALDLFKRMHFSGVRCDNYAFASVLSLCDLELLDFGRQVHSIVIKTGCLARASVINALVTMYFNCKNDFDAFGVFQEAGDEVPDHVTYNAMIAGLVSMERVEEALMMFKDMQMFSLTPSELTFVSIMSSCSCIRIASQLHSQVARRGLENYTSIANATITMYSSCGDMNAAFLVFERLKEKDNVSWNAMITSYAQNSLGREAIFTYVEMQKEGIKADEFTIGSILASAESLVVVEMILGVVLKKALILKTEVSNALLSAFCKHGEMKQAYQVFHDMFPRNMISWNTLISGCHLNGLPMDCLRLFSEIVREGLMPNPFTLSIIMSVCASISALQQGKEIHTYTLKSGLFLEISLGNALITLYAKCGMLNWSLKVFQMMIEKDVVSWNSIITAYAQHGKGKEAITCFEMMQELGGVKPDNTTFNAVLSACSHSGLIDKGIEVFTSMVRTYGIEPTADHLSCIVDLLGRAGYLDEAEKLIKDRHVDVDSTVWWTLFSSCAAYGNVRLGRIAAGFLLETEKNNPSVYVLLSNIYASAENWEDSANVRKLMNKCGVLKQPGSSWIGS; translated from the coding sequence ATGAACTGGACGAGCTACAACAAACTAACTACCATAACTGAAAGCTCCAACACAAAAGAACTCATCAAACTTAATTGCCTTCTTTCAAACTTTTCTCGTTCCCACCAATTCTTGAATGCTCTTCACCTCTTCTACAAAATCCACTCTTCGCTTCATTTAAAACCAGATCATTATACCCTTTCAACAACCTTAACTGCCTGTTCTAACATCGTACATCACACTAAATTCGGCAACCAGCTACACGCTTTCGCCATTAAAACAGGACTTAAAGAATATTCTCACGTATCGAATTCTCTCCTTTCGTTGTATTCCAAGTCGAAAGATTTGTGTTCAGTGAAAAGGGTATTTAAGGAAATTGAAACTCCAGATGTTTATTCATGGACAACGTTGTTGTCTGCTTGTACTAAGTTGGGTGAAGTTGGGTATGCTTGTAAGGTGTTCGATGAAATGCCGCAGAGAAATTTGGCTGTCTGGAACGCGATGATTACAGGGTGTGCTGATAGCGGGTGTCACGGGGTTGCTTTGGATTTGTTTAAAAGAATGCATTTTTCGGGTGTTAGATGTGATAATTATGCTTTTGCTAGTGTTTTAAGTTTGTGTGATTTGGAGTTATTGGATTTTGGAAGACAAGTGCATTCGATTGTCATTAAAACGGGGTGTTTGGCTAGAGCTTCGGTGATCAATGCGTTGGTTACGATGTATTTTAACTGTAAGAATGATTTCGATGCTTTTGGAGTATTTCAAGAAGCTGGGGATGAAGTGCCTGATCATGTAACGTATAACGCAATGATCGCTGGTTTAGTGAGTATGGAAAGAGTTGAGGAGGCCTTAATGATGTTCAAGGATATGCAAATGTTTTCTTTGACACCCAGTGAGCTCACGTTCGTGAGCATAATGagttcatgttcatgtattaGAATTGCTTCTCAACTTCATTCTCAAGTTGCGAGAAGAGGTTTAGAAAACTATACATCTATAGCTAATGCAACTATAACCATGTATTCAAGTTGCGGGGACATGAATGCAGcctttttagtttttgaaaGACTAAAGGAGAAGGATAACGTGTCGTGGAATGCCATGATTACGAGCTATGCCCAAAATAGTTTGGGGAGAGAAGCAATTTTCACATATGTTGAGATGCAGAAGGAAGGGATAAAGGCAGATGAGTTTACAATAGGAAGCATACTAGCGAGCGCAGAGTCTCTAGTAGTTGTCGAAATGATTTTAGGTGTTGTTTTAAAGAAGGCACTTATCTTGAAGACTGAAGTATCTAATGCACTGCTCTCTGCCTTCTGTAAGCATGGTGAAATGAAACAGGCTTATCAAGTTTTTCATGACATGTTTCCTAGAAACATGATCTCTTGGAACACATTGATTTCTGGTTGTCATCTAAACGGACTACCCATGGATTGCCTGCGCCTGTTTTCTGAGATTGTTAGAGAAGGTTTGATGCCTAACCCTTTTACTCTCAGCATCATTATGAGTGTTTGTGCCAGCATTTCAGCTCTACAGCAAGGGAAGGAGATTCACACTTACACTCTCAAATCTGGATTGTTTTTAGAAATATCCTTAGGAAATGCTCTCATCACTTTATATGCAAAATGTGGAATGTTGAATTGGTCTCTAAAGGTGTTCCAGATGATGATAGAAAAAGATGTAGTCTCTTGGAATTCGATTATTACTGCCTATGCTCAGCATGGGAAAGGCAAGGAAGCTATAACTTGCTTTGAGATGATGCAAGAATTAGGTGGGGTCAAACCAGATAACACCACCTTTAATGCAGTTCTGTCAGCTTGCAGCCATTCAGGCTTAATTGATAAAGGCATTGAGGTTTTTACCTCTATGGTTCGTACCTATGGTATAGAGCCTACAGCAGACCACTTATCTTGCATTGTCGATCTTCTAGGTCGGGCTGGGTATCTTGATGAGGCAGAAAAACTGATTAAAGATAGGCATGTTGATGTAGATTCCACTGTTTGGTGGACACTATTCAGTTCATGTGCTGCTTATGGCAATGTTAGACTAGGCAGAATTGCTGCGGGGTTTCTGCTTGAGACCGAAAAGAATAACCCCTCGGTTTATGTGCTTTTATCCAATATTTATGCCAGTGCAGAGAACTGGGAGGACTCCGCTAATGTGAGGAAATTGATGAATAAATGTGGAGTGTTAAAGCAACCAGGAAGCAGTTGGATAGGATCCTAA